AGTTTACATCTTGTACTTGTGctactttatttttcttattttaccttattttttgtttatttttctaaattattataattctttttttgttaaacaaTTTACACAGTTAagacacttcacacaaacattcagaaacttgtattttttcctttgcattttgtactttgtattctttatttctattttactactaatcTCTGTGTAATTGTGCGTATTCCACTAAccattgtttattgtactctggcaaaataatttcctctggGACGAATGAAGCagatcttattttatcttatcagGGTCATGCAGGTACCTGCCAGACAGCAGCACTGACAGCTTGTCGATAGCGGTTTTTCCCTCTATGGCGAGGCACTGGTTCTTCTCTATGGTGTGGACTTCTCCGTCACTGGAGGCCACTATCATCGAAAAATGCGTCAGTGATACTCCGAGTTTCTTAAACATGCAGTTGTAAAGCTCCTGAAAGTCCTTGTTGAGTGAGACGCTCCTCAGCCTGTAGGCAACATGCAAGGTTTGTCCCAAACACACCCCCGAGAGGGCGAGACTCCACAGGAAAGGCTCCGAGCTGCAGGGGTCCGACCAAGCCCAGAGGGACAAGCAGAAGAAGCCCAGAGTCAGGAGCGGGAACAGATAGAGGAGTCCGTAGAAGCCGCTGCCGCCCATGAatcccaagaagaagaagatgttgGCGAGGTGAAAGACGGAGCCCTCCGAGCCGTCTCTCCAGTCCTCACAGAGCGGGTAGGCGGACGACGCTGGCTCCAGGGTGAAGTTGGTGGCTTCGAAGTCCGGAGGCTCCATCTTAACAAAAGTGAATCAAACTAGCGGCACACTTCATCAACGTCAGCCTCGAACTGCGGAGCGGAGACGCAGCGAGCACACGGCTGTAGAGGCTGCATGTCGGGGAGCAGGAGGGACAGGACCggaaacattttcaacagaaGACCTCAAGCAGTGACTGTTGTTGGGGACGAACATGTATTAACAGGACAGtagcactgaaaaaaatcacagcgaATATCAGATATATGGAGGGCTGAGCATGATTTGTTATTATGATGGATTGAATCATTTAGATTGGTAAATTATATCATTTTAACCCGCAGTTGCTCAAGCTGTCCAGACAGATTTAATCCATTTTAAGTAGGTATACTGTATGTAACAGCACTATTATATCAAAACTATAAACAGAAATATCAAATCCGAGTTGATTTGTCCAGATGCTCCTTACTGAAGATCAGGAGCAAAAACCGTGATCAGGGCATTAACTCTTTCAGCTGAGCTTCTTGACCGTTTCAATCACTAATAATCACCTGGGTCTCCAGCCTGTCACTGATCAATGCAGCTTGACTTGCACCTTGAGAGAAAAATCTGTCACGTGACACATCCTgttggacaaaaataaatagataaatctataaagaaaacatttcattgatgcaaataaataaataaaaatgaaataaaatcaaaaaaatatttaagaaagttTAGAGCAAAATTAGATTTAGGAAAGTTAACAATAGTGAATTTTGCTTTATAATTTGTCCTAATTTTTTGAGTCAGTCTATGCAAATATGGGCCTCTATATTGGTGAAAGAACACATTTGAAATTTGGGGCAatgaaaaaagcattaaatagCTTCAGATTCCTGTTTATTGCATTTATCCATATGTTTGAAAATCTTTGCGATAGTCAAAATATCAAGCAATAGCctaagcttttattttgacagttaCACAAGGCCCTTGCtgctgtgtctgtctctgtgtcactTGACAGTATAACATGATATGAAGTCATGAATAGGGATGGAAAGGCGGGCCACTAAAACTCTTGTTGTGGCATACCAAAACTAAAAGACATATCTGCAATTCAGTAATTCTATTCTGCTATATAGGCTTATTGAAAACTGTCAGTATGGgagttaaaaattcaaatgcTGATATACTTTTTGGCTGTTTGGGTGACTGCTATTCAAAACAGCCAAGGCGAAGAGATGTTCTGgtttacaggaaaataaaaactagaaCTGTAGACATCATAAACCTGGGACACTGTTAAAAATACCTGTATATTAGAGACACATCCTTTATAGAGTTTATTCAtgatttaaatattgaaaatgtgttttcattattaGTCAGTTGCCTTATTTAAGTGGTTACTGTATTAGAGAAGCCACTTTCTGTGGGGTGTCCATACATATAATGATGTCACTGCTGCATATGTCCTGCTGTGAAACAGAAATATCTGTCTGATAGAAAGTGAATtagacagaaaaagattaagACTTGAATAAACATATCATACTTTTACTGTAAACAGATATTGAGGTAGGTTGGGTAGGATTTAGCTGTGTAACAAATGGTATAACTGCAGATGATAATCTGTGACTTGTCTGGGGTGAAGTAAAGAACACAGTTTGACTTACTTTTAGATCCTGACTGATCTAAATAATTTACGGGTCTTTCAGAGTGCAGAAAGTGCATCTGAGGTCCTTTTTTGACTCTGTCATGGCATCAGACATCTTCTATGTGGTatgcaggagcagcagcatttCCGCAGCAGACAAGAACAGACTCAACAAACTGGTGAAGAAGTCCAGCTCTGTCCTGGGATGTCCTCTGGATCAGGTGGAGGTGGTGAAAGACAGGAGAATGATAGCTATACTGTTGTCTGTGTTGGAGAACATGTCCCACAGTGACAGGCTGCTTCACCCACAGTATGTGACAGATGGAGACACCACTGGTCCTTCCTTCCACTTTACAACCAGCACTGCTCCCAGTAGACCAGTACATCAAAAACTGTCACACTTCTCTTTGGTACAATAGCAACACATTCTgtaaattatgaatattttgtacTTGTTTGTTATCCTGTGCAATATCTGTTTTTCTACATGTACTAATGCATATGATACATCTTTATTATTCTGTTCATGTACAACCTGTGCAGTATAGATaataatctgtgcaatattaacattcagtatttctattcatcaaaaaaaatctgtgcaataataTTGATATGTGTACTAGATGCTAGTACTTATgtgtaatttgatttatttttatttttgtacaacattccttaaatgtttgcaccatctttgctgctgtaacaacgaGAATtcccccactgtgggattaataaaggcttatcttattTGATCTAATTTAGAATTATAAGTAATTATTAAAGTCACTGCTGTGCCTAAAAGCTGTCTGTGGAGACATTCAGAAAAATCCTGCTGCAGTCTGATGCTGcacatatttaataaactcagaggaaggaCTCCTAATATAAGAACAGCTGGAGGCAACACACTGAAACTTTACCTTCAGCTCAGGTTAAAGCTTTGAGGTTTGTGTGTTACCTCGGTCAACTTAAGGCACACAAACTATGTCTTTTGCGGTCTGTGATGCTCATGAATGGCTCCGCAGTCAAGTGGCTGCTGCTACACAGCCATTACAGTCAActacttttattttcactttcactgGGTACTTTAGTTACACTTACTGAAACTTGTACATCAGTTTCAGTAAATAAACTTGACCTATCAGATCTGCTGTGACCAATAGACAGTCAGTGAATGAAAAACAGCTGCATGAGATAGATCAGACAGAGCAAGTAAACTGATATGCCATTATTCATAGCTATAGAGGGTTGTGAGAGTACCAGATTTCTGTGGACCAGAATAGAATGAGTCCTCCCCCTCTGTGTACCTGGTCAAGGTGACTTTGACTATTTGCTGGAGGGGAGAAAGTGAATGTGGGTGATGTATTTGGGGCAGTAGAGGGAGAAAACCCCTGGGTGTAATTCACATCATGTTAGGTGTTACAACCCGGCTGTCTAAGGTAACCAAACTGtaacaaatgtaaatgaaaacaatgaatttccagagttctgtctgttttatttttgatgaggGTAGGTTTCAACAAAAAAGTGAGGGGTCTGAAAGCAAATGGGTGCTGctgaaattaaagaaacaaatataacaaaaagTGACCTTCTCTCAAGgcgtgtgtccactagatgcgattttcccgtaCGACAACGCACCGTATCTGAAAATCGcaaattacaggctttgtacttaattaatcgcaattaattgcagttttgtcaaatagcaatatctgACAcgataagtgaagtttttcaattcaaataaaattgtggttgacagttgaatcaatgaatagacatatatgtgtttataatttaaaatttatgttaaaaaaaggaaaatgggacata
This genomic stretch from Amphiprion ocellaris isolate individual 3 ecotype Okinawa chromosome 9, ASM2253959v1, whole genome shotgun sequence harbors:
- the popdc3 gene encoding popeye domain-containing protein 3: MEPPDFEATNFTLEPASSAYPLCEDWRDGSEGSVFHLANIFFFLGFMGGSGFYGLLYLFPLLTLGFFCLSLWAWSDPCSSEPFLWSLALSGVCLGQTLHVAYRLRSVSLNKDFQELYNCMFKKLGVSLTHFSMIVASSDGEVHTIEKNQCLAIEGKTAIDKLSVLLSGRIRVTVNGEFLHYIYPFQFLDSPEWDSLRPSEEGVFQVTLCADNPCRYVAWRRKKLYLLFAKHRYIAKIFALVVRNDIAEKLYSLSDKALDRSGHRYDLRLPSYCHMPGPN